The following proteins come from a genomic window of Pyxidicoccus sp. MSG2:
- a CDS encoding neutral/alkaline ceramidase, which produces MQACLARPSCLWVLALVLGACGAEVAEPGRAPPSMASVEQPALTGPCAGNTSFQVGAGIYDITGPAAELGMMGYAMLEQKTAGIHQRLRSRAFVIASPCNGKRVAFVSADAGFVGQGVKQQVVERLKATYGSTYSDDNVVLSATHTHSGPGGFSHYALYNLTILGYDKQNFEAIVDGIYQSIVRAHGNLTAGTVRIASGDLLNTSINRSPEAYLRNPSTERGQFGQDTDKQMTLLRLQSSTGQEVGLINWFAVHATSMGNDNLLISGDNKGYASYLFEKLKGTNYTAAKTFVAAFAQSNEGDVTPNIYGGTNGGGANDFESTELSGRKQYDLARALYDGAAASLTGAVDYRHAYVKMDEVQVAPAYTDGVARTTCEAAIGISMLAGAEDGPGYGSEGATCEDIHDLWSAISCAVTTTPCQGEKPVVLEMGTMQPYPWTPEVLPLQVVTVGNVALVAVPFEMTTMAGRRLRKTVQAQLASLGVDTVVIAGLSNAYAGYLATREEYAKQDYEGASTHFGPWQLAAVQQEADKLAAALRNGASVPAGPTPRDLRNDQTTVQTGVVFDDKLLSVSFGSVVTNALASYTRGATVSVKFWGGHPKNNLRRQGSFLQVQRKSGTSWVTVANDWDWETKYRWERNNCVPTFACSHVTVEWKIPTDAVPGTYRIRHDGDWKSGWDGLIRAYTGYSREFTVN; this is translated from the coding sequence ATGCAAGCCTGTCTCGCCCGTCCGTCGTGTCTCTGGGTCCTCGCGCTGGTGCTGGGCGCATGTGGTGCCGAAGTCGCGGAGCCGGGGCGGGCTCCGCCTTCCATGGCGTCCGTGGAGCAGCCCGCGCTCACCGGCCCGTGCGCGGGCAACACGTCCTTCCAGGTGGGCGCGGGCATCTACGACATCACCGGCCCCGCGGCGGAGTTGGGGATGATGGGCTACGCGATGCTGGAGCAGAAGACGGCGGGCATCCACCAGCGCCTGCGCTCGCGGGCGTTCGTCATCGCCTCGCCGTGCAACGGCAAGCGCGTGGCCTTCGTGAGCGCGGACGCGGGCTTCGTCGGCCAGGGCGTCAAGCAGCAGGTGGTGGAACGGCTGAAGGCCACGTACGGGAGCACGTACTCGGATGACAACGTGGTGCTGAGCGCCACGCACACGCACAGCGGGCCGGGCGGCTTCTCGCACTACGCGCTCTACAACCTGACCATCCTCGGCTACGACAAGCAGAACTTCGAAGCCATCGTCGACGGCATCTACCAGTCCATCGTCCGCGCGCACGGCAACCTCACTGCGGGCACGGTGCGCATCGCGTCGGGCGATCTGCTCAACACCAGCATCAACCGCTCGCCCGAGGCATATCTGCGCAACCCGTCCACGGAGCGCGGGCAGTTCGGCCAAGACACCGACAAGCAGATGACGCTGCTGCGCCTGCAATCCAGCACGGGGCAGGAGGTGGGGCTCATCAACTGGTTCGCCGTCCACGCCACGTCCATGGGCAACGACAACCTGCTCATCAGCGGCGACAACAAGGGCTACGCGTCCTACCTCTTCGAGAAGCTCAAGGGCACCAACTACACGGCCGCCAAGACGTTCGTCGCGGCCTTCGCCCAGAGCAACGAGGGCGACGTGACGCCCAACATCTACGGCGGCACCAATGGGGGCGGCGCCAACGACTTCGAGAGCACGGAGCTGTCCGGGCGCAAGCAGTACGACCTGGCCCGCGCGCTGTATGACGGCGCGGCGGCGTCGCTGACGGGCGCGGTGGACTACCGCCACGCCTACGTGAAGATGGACGAGGTGCAGGTGGCGCCCGCGTACACGGATGGCGTGGCGCGCACCACGTGCGAGGCCGCCATCGGCATCTCCATGCTGGCCGGCGCCGAGGACGGCCCGGGCTACGGCAGCGAGGGCGCCACGTGCGAGGACATCCATGACCTCTGGAGTGCCATCTCCTGCGCGGTCACCACCACGCCGTGCCAGGGGGAGAAGCCCGTCGTGCTGGAGATGGGCACCATGCAGCCGTACCCGTGGACGCCGGAGGTGCTGCCGCTCCAGGTGGTGACGGTGGGCAACGTGGCGCTGGTGGCGGTGCCCTTCGAGATGACCACCATGGCGGGCCGGCGGTTGCGCAAGACGGTGCAGGCGCAGCTCGCGTCGCTGGGCGTGGATACGGTGGTGATTGCCGGCCTGTCCAACGCGTATGCGGGCTACCTGGCCACGCGCGAGGAGTACGCGAAGCAGGACTACGAGGGGGCCTCCACGCACTTCGGCCCGTGGCAGCTCGCGGCGGTGCAGCAGGAAGCGGACAAGCTGGCGGCCGCGCTGCGCAACGGCGCGTCCGTCCCCGCGGGCCCCACGCCCCGGGATTTGCGCAATGACCAGACGACGGTGCAGACGGGCGTGGTGTTCGACGACAAGCTGCTGTCGGTGAGCTTCGGCAGCGTCGTCACCAACGCGCTCGCGTCGTACACGCGCGGCGCGACGGTGAGCGTGAAGTTCTGGGGCGGCCACCCGAAGAACAACCTGCGGCGGCAGGGCAGCTTCCTCCAGGTGCAGCGCAAGTCCGGCACGTCCTGGGTGACGGTGGCCAATGACTGGGACTGGGAGACGAAGTACCGGTGGGAGCGCAACAACTGCGTGCCGACGTTCGCGTGCTCGCACGTGACGGTGGAGTGGAAGATTCCCACGGATGCCGTGCCGGGCACCTACCGCATCCGCCATGACGGTGACTGGAAGTCTGGCTGGGACGGGCTCATCCGCGCCTACACGGGCTACTCGCGCGAGTTCACGGTGAATTGA